The Lemur catta isolate mLemCat1 chromosome 6, mLemCat1.pri, whole genome shotgun sequence sequence CCTGAAGCTAGCAACCCACCCACCTAGTTACTCAAGCCATAAACCTGAGCgtcatccttgtcatcttccaCTTTCACAGCCCCATATACAATTCACTAAAATACCTCTCTCACCTGCCTTCTCATCACCTACACTACCAGCACCTACGTCCAAGGCATGGGTCTCTCCCCTGAAGGGCAGAGAGTGTTCCCTAATTGGTCTCTTTCACTCTGGCCCCTCTCCAATTCACTCCTCACTCTTGAGGCCAGAATgcactttctaaaatgtaaattggATCATGCCACTCCCTGGCTCAAAACTTCTCAGTGGCTTCCCTTTAGGCTACAAAATCCTGCCTGATGGGGGCCCTGCTTACCTCTCCAGCTTGATCCCAGGCCACTCTCCCCTTTGCTCCCTAAGTAGCCCCACCCTgcagagcacctggcacataataaacattCAACACACGTTTGCTGAATGAAGGAGACAAGCTGGTAAAGATGTTTCACCTGTCTGTGAACTAACTGCCCCAGAAGCCGCAAGCTATGGACTAAGCGGACAAAAGCTTTCAGACCTACCTTGTGCAGGGCTACTCCACTACCCAGGGCTGGCACACCACTCACTCTCACTGGGGATGCTTATGGCAGGGGCTCTGTCCACGAACACCAGGCAGATACATTCAGATAATTATCACCTGCTGGGCTATTTggcagcctgggctgcagaggtGGGACTTGAGACTGAATACTGACCTCCTCAGCATTCTCCAAGTCATCTAACCCTTCATCCTCCTCCACATCATCAAAGTCGTCGCCATCAAAACTGTACAAGACGAAATCAGTGAGTTAGAGCATCACTTACTAAAATCAAAGAGGGCAGAGATCTGTGTCTCACCCACCATGTaaaaggcactcagtaaatacctACTTAACAAGTGAATCAAACTTTTGTTCCATTTGACTCCTTCAATCTTTCCCCATTTGGTCCCAAATTTTGCTAGGACTCATTCATCATCACTGTTTCCCTCTCTACTAGATCACTCCCATCAGCATTTAAACAGGTTATGatccctctttaaaaaaaaaacccttaaaaccttctcttttccttcctccccacagcCGCAATTCCATGCTCCCCTTTggttttgttagagacagggtttcactctgttgcccaggctggagtgcagaggcatcatggacagctcactgcaacctcaaactcctgggctccagtaatcttgcctcaccctcctgagtagctgggactacaagtccatgccaccacaccctgctaatttttattttttgtagagacagggtctcaatattTTGCCCACACTGATTtagaactccaggcctcaagtgatcctcctgccttggcctctcagaatgctaggattacaggcatgagccaccatgcccggcctcatgCCCAGCCCCATGCCCAGCCCATGCTTCCCTTTGGAGCAAAATTTATGAAAGGGCTGTCCATCCTCACTGTCTCCAATTCGTCTCTTCCCATTCTGCCATAATCTCACTCCAATAAGACTTTTATCCCCACAGCTCCATCAAAACCATTCTCTTCAAGGTCTTTAATGATCTCCACATTGCTAAATCCAATCGACAATTCTTGCTCTCATTTGCCTCCATCAGTGGGCACACTAGGGCCACTCCCTCCTGCTCCATTCACTCTCAAGTGACTGCAAGAACATCTCACTCTCTTGGTGGTGTTCCCCCGCCTCGCtggcttctcctctttccctctaaGCACTCAATGTTGGAATGCTCTCACACTGTGTCACTGGTCATCTCTTCTCTACTGACACTCCTCTGGTGACCCCACCTGTGTCTTAGTTTTGACTAATATACTTCTGCTGACaacccccacttttttttttttttttttaacagataggGTTTCCTTACgttgccccaggctggctgcaagcaatcatcccacctcagcctctccagttACTGGGACTACAAGGCTCCTATGTTTTTATCTTAAGAATAGATCTCTCCTCCGACGGTACACATCCAATCCACCAGGAAATCTTTTTGGCTGTACTTTTAATCTATTTCCAGAATTCAAAACCACTTttcaccacctccactgccatCACCCTAGTTCAAGCCACCGCCTTCTCTCACCAAGATGACTGCAACCCTTCCAGAATTTTACCACCCGGTGAAACTGCACAGACGCTCCCCTGGATAACTTACACACTACATACTTTTCCTACTACAGAAGCTCACATGACCCGCATTACCCGCTTGCTTGTGGGACTGTCCCCTCCTCTAGAAACTGAGTGCCTGGAGAGCAGGGGCTACACCTACTTCACCTCAATGTTCCCCTTACAAGACAGGGACCCGCTCAGCGGAAAGTTTGGTGAAAGACACCCTTTTCATGGAGCCTCTCCGGACCCTGGAGCCTGGGGTTATCTGTGCCCAGCCTCTGGCCCGGACTACGTTCCTGGTTCCCCGGCATTCCCTTCTCCAGCTGCGCCGGCCGCCTCCGGACCCCAGTCCCCTCAGCCCCCGGCGCCTGGCTCCTCGGCCTCCTTCGATCCAGGCCCCGCCTCACCCGCCCCTTCCGAGCCTCCCGCAAAGACCACTCCGCTCCCGCACTCACTTGTCCTCGTTGTCTGACATGCCACCCTCGCCGCAGCAAGCCCGCCGTAAGCCCTTGACCCGCGTAGAGACCCGCACACAGCACGACTCCGCCTCGCGCGGCAACACGCGTATCCCGCGCCGGCGCAGTGACGCAGAGGAAGTCACTTCCGGGAGGTAGGCGGAGAGTGGCAAAGGCGCGCATGCGTGGATCGGCGGGCGCGCGTTACTATGGTAGCCAGAGCCGCTAGCAGTCCAGGTCGCGCAGGGTTTCTGCAGGTCACTGGCGCGCGTGCATCGGTAGGGCAGTGGTCACCGTCTCCGGGAGCCCACAGGCCGCTCTCTGTGGGAAGTGGGGCACCCAGACGGGCTCTTTAGAGTGAGGTTTCAATTTTGGCACATCCCCAATGTGTCCTACTGTGACCACGGCTGTCTTAACGCTCCCTTCCTCTCGAGGGGACTTCCTTGCTACAGGCATATCTGCCTGTGTGTCACGGTGGGAGAATTAGGCACTGTCGCTATATTAACTGGCGGTGTCACGATTCTCTGCGCCCGATCCCCGCTCCCTTGGGGGTTTGGGAGTGGGGGACCAGAGATTGGGGCTGGGAGACAGGGGGTATGTCATTGCCTCTTTCCCTCCTCAGGGCCCTCCCATGGCTTCACAGGAGAGGGTGGAGACAGTGACCAAAGGAACGGGGTTCTCGGGCTGCCCCAAGCCAACCACTTACACCCCGGAGACCTGCGAGCTGCTCAGAGGTCAGTGCATTAAGGGACACGAGAAGAGCGGTGTCCTTTAACTCAGTTCTCCCATTCATGACCTGTGGCTTAGCAACTGCTAtttccttttacagataaggagccTGGGGTTTCAGAAAGGCTCAAGGTGCTACAGCTTGCAAGGAGCCAAAAGtcaaagaatgaagaaatttAGAGTAGTTAATTACTATTTATCCTTTAAATCACACTTTCAACTTTCCCAAGGAAGCCTTATCTCCTCCCTACCACCACCAGAGTCAGACCAACTGTTGTGTGTCCTCACACTACCGAATACATTTTCCTTCGTTGGGCTTAGCACACCTATAATCAAACAAACTTTAGTGTCCCATCTATCCCTCCAGGTCGTGAATTCCATCATGCAGGGATTGTGCCCGTTTCAGCTCACAGCTGTAGCTCTAGCCCCTCACACATGAGTGAACAAGTGTGAACTCATACATTtgctcaacaaaaaaaaaattgtaaacccTACTGTGTGCTTTAGGCATTGTTTTTAGGTGctagagatacagcagtgaaaaaaaaaaaacccaaaattcttGCTCTCATAGAGCCAGTATAGTAGAAGggtaacaaacaaataaataaaatatataaaactgaggTAGTGATGAGTGCTATagaaagaatgaagaaggaaagGTAAAGAGGGCATTCTCAGTGCAGAATGGGGATAGgatgtgattttaaatttcagaagggTGAGATGAAGGCATCTGCCTGCAGCCCAGGAGACCTCATAGAATGCTTTATCTTGCAGTGATGATGAAGGAATCCAAACTGACCAACTTCCAGCAGCGCCACATCATGGACACCATGAAAAGTAAGAGGCAGTCCACAGAGGCTCCCTTGGCAGAAGGATTTGgggccatatttttttttttttttttttgagacagagtctcactctgttgcccgggctagagttagtgccgtggcatcagcctagctcacagcaacctcaaacttctgagctcaagcgatcctcctgcctcagcctcccaagtagctgggactacaggcatgcaccatgatgcccggctaatttttttctatatgtatttttagctgtccatataatttctttctatttttagtagagacagggtctcgctcttgctcaggctggtctcgaactcctgagctccaacgatccacctgcctcggcctcccagagtgctaggattacaggtgtgagccaccacgcccagcctggagCTATATTTTTAATGCTCCTCCATGTTAAGGGAGAGaagacttcatttaaaaaaacaaagacaggccaggcacagtagctcgcacctgtaatcccagcaatttgggaagccaaggcaggaggatagcttgaggccaggagttcgagactagacTGAGCAAGActtgctgtctctacaaaaacaagaaaaattagctgagctggtggtgcatgcctgtcgtcccagctactcagaaggctgacgcaggaggatcgcttgatcccaggagtttgaggttgcagtgagctatgatgatgtcactgtactctagcccaggcaacagagcaagaccctgactcaaaagaaaaaaagaaagagggaatcaCATTTCTGCTCCTTGCTCCTGGGACCTTTGCTTCTCTTACCTGGCTATAGGAACTGGCACAATAAATCTCCTGCAGTCTGGCTCTAGCCAATCTTCCCAAGGGATCATGGCCCACTTGAGACCTCCTGCCCAGCCAAGAGAGTCTCAACACTGTCATCTCTGCAATCTGTCCCTCCCTGTTACAGACCATATGTGTCTTCCCAAGGAAATGTATGTTTCTTATTCATAATTGTATCCACTTACAGCTTAGCTAGCAGAAACAAGGCGATTGGCTGAATTGCAATAGGCAAGGCCTTTCCACAGCTCACAGCCCACCTCTCACCACACGTTccgttatttatttttaaggaaaacaaaaaactgaaagtacagtagtcccccccgCCACGCCCTTATCTGCAGTTTTTATGTTTTCAGTTACCCCTGGACAACCTAggtctgaaaataggtgagtatagtacaataagatatttttgaGAGAGCGAGAGTGCACattcatgtaaattttattacagtatgttgttataattgttctattttattattaattgttgttgttaatctcttactgtgcctaatttataagttaaactttatcatagatatgtagGTATAGGAAGAAACATATCACAGGTAGTTCCCCAGGTCATGGACCACCCAACTTACAGCATTCCATACTTACCAACAGGCTCCCAAGcctccccataaggataatttataattaaataattaaattaataattcagggACTAGTTTCTTCCACACATGAAACAAACCCACATGGCCTAATCGGTTCATTGGCACAGCATCTTTACACTAGCGCTACTCTCATCGTTTATATGGTCAATCAATTAcacacagcatcacttttgtcttactttttctttttgagacagagtctcactctgttgccggggctagagtgccatggcatcagcctagctcacagtaacctcaaactccctgggctcaagcaatcctcctgcctcagcctcctgagtagctgggactacaggcacatgccaccacaccaggctaattttttctatttttagaagagatggggtctcgctcttgctcaggctggtctcgaactcctgacctcaagcgatcctcccaccttggcctcccagagtgctaggattactgtgagccacctcgcctggccagtATGCTGGATTTTCAACAGCAGCCAAAGGGCACCTCCTTTGCTCGAAACCCTCCAATCGCTTCCTACCTCATACAAAGTAAAAACCAGGCTTTCCAGAGGCTCCCGTGACTTCTGACCTCTACTCGCCCTGCTTACCCAGTCTCTTGCTGTCAGTTAGACACTCTAGGCATGCTCCCACCTGAGCACCTTTGCTctagctgttccctctgtctggaatgctctcTGTCAAAATACCTGCAGAGCTGGCTTCCCCACCACTCTGGGGTCTTTTCTCGAATGTTACCCCCTTCATGAGGCCTACCCTGGCAACCCTATTAAAACTGTGAGCCCCACTGACACACCCCGTGCTTCAGCCATCTCATGTACTACACAGTATGTGACACTTATTTCATCATCCTCTGTACCCCTCCCGCTCCAGGGGAGCAGGACTTTTGGCGAGCTTCCCACTTTCCCCCAGTGTCCAAGGCCTGGCTcggggtagatgcccagtacaCACTTGCTGATGCATGTAGGAGTGGACAGGTCGAAAAGGTAGACAGGCCAGATCGAAACAGGGGATGGGGCTGCTCTAAGCTGGGCTTTAGGGCAGTTGGGAGGAGACAACTGACCAGACAGGTCACATACTTGGCTAGCCTGGGGAGGAGCCTCAGGCATGGCCAAGGCAAGGGGACAGCAGGAGGCACAGGCATCTGTTACAATCCAAACTGTCCCTCCCTGCCCGTGGACCAAGCAGACAGTTTTAGGAACCCATCTATAGAAATAAGAGCACCAGTACAGAGATCtgatgtacaagaatgtttattgcaacattgtTTGTAgtagtaaaaaacaaacagaaaagcctGGAAACAACCTGAATTTCTAAAACTAGGAGGCTAGCTGAATAAATAATGTATCCATTCTAAGAAGTAGTatatagctataaaaaataagttaaatataagtGGATTGATCTGGAAAGATGTCCAAGATAAATTGTTAACTGGAGAGTCTGTTATTGAATACATTACAGTATGATCCAGTGTTTGAAAAAAGAAtcttatatgcatatataaaatatgcacatttaTCTTTGAACATGTTTGTATAAGCatcaaaaagtaagaaaagtgCCCACCAAATTGTTACCACTGCTCATTGTAGGCGGTGGGATTGGAGAAGGGAAAATCTTCTGTACTATTGTACTTGTTATAACAGGCAGGcatcacttttatttaaaaaaaaaacaaaagccagcgAGGTCCTTCCATCCCGACTCTTCCCCGCAGGAGGAGACACTTTGCCTCTACAGTGCAGCCCAACATCCAGCCAGAGGGTCTTCCCTTCCAAGCAGCCAGCCTCGCCCATCTACCTGCCTCCCATCCTGGCGGCCCACTCCCACCTGCGGCCCGCCAGCGTGTGCCGAGCCAACGGAGCCTACAGCCGGGAGCAGTTCAGGCCTCAAGCCACCCGTGAGTGAGACGGCCTCTGCTGGGGCCTCTCACCCATCTccctgggtggggacagggactAGCAGCCCCCAGGGCAGGTGTGCAGGTAGCTAACCATATTCTAATGCTTTTCATACTCATGAAGAACTCATGTTCTTCAGCCGTGGCACATGTTAGCTTGGGGGTGTTCAGGGTGCAGGGAAACCAATTAGGCGGTCCTCCTTTTTCATTCTGCAGAACGCTCATGACTAACTGGATTCTACGAGTCCCTGGTAATCCTTTGGCTCTCAGGCCTCAAGGCCACTGTTCTCTTGCCCTCACGTGGCCCCTGGAATTGAGCTCCTCTGCTCTCTAGCCCACTTCATGGAGCCATTCGTCCCCTCTTCCCACTTGCCATCGGACGTAACTTTTGGCCCAGATGCTCCTAACATCTCCCCACACGCTCTACGCACAGGTTGCCACTCCAGGCATCAGAGGCCCTAGGAGGTTCCCGAGCTTTCTCAGCCCTGCTGTGCACCAAAGCAGTGTGTGGGTTATGACAAAGCCCTTTTCCTGGTTCTTTCAACCTCTTCCCGCCTATCTTCACATGCTACGCTCAGGTGTACCCAGGGTGGaagaggctggggctgcaggagccCTGTTCGCATGGCTGGAACTTGCAGCAGGCTTGTGCAACTGGGGACACAGACCATGAGGGGGCAACCTTCACAACCTACATAGGCCATTTCCCGACCCTGCAGGAGATCTGGAGAAGGAGAAGCGAAGACTCCAAAGTATCCTTGCCACTGGGAAGGACCCAGAGGAGCGGAAAAGAAAGGCCCCTCCTGTGCCACAGGAGGACCCAGCCCCTGAGCTGGACCGGTTTGAAGAGTGTAAGTCACCCAGGGGCCAGTCATGCAGGTGGGTGAGGACAATGTGTGGAGTGGCCCAGGATTGGATGGGGGGGATCCCTGAGGGCCAAGAAGTGAGAAACACCATTTTGACAATAGAGCGCTTCCTCTCCCCGAGAGGGGCATCTGCTGCCCCGCACCCTCACAGCCCCATGTGCTGACAGCCTTCTCCACCGTTCAGTGGTGAAGGAAATCCAGGACAGGAGAGACTTCCTGGCTGACATGGAGGCCCTGGGACAGGGCAAGCAGTACCGAGGAATCATCCTAGCAGAAATCTCCCAGGTAGAAAAAACCACcagggaagtggggaagggaggggcccACCATGAGTTTGAGTAGAAGTCAAGGGCCAGCCATGCCTGTGGGGTTCAGGAGTCAAGCTCTAGCTCACATCTGTGACAGCTCCTCCGGTTTCTGCCTCTAATACTGGTTTCCCTGGTGTCCTTTGCAGAAACTACGGGAGATGGAAGACATTGACCACAAGCGGAGTGAGAAACTTAGGAAGGCTCTTGCCACCTCTTAATCTGCCTGCAGGGACAGGGGCAGGGTAGCCCAACCTTGAGTCCACCCCTTTGCCAAGAAGGCTCATCCCCAGATCAGCCCAGCCATGTCAAATGGTCACACAGCACTGCCCTGGCCCGCGGTTCCCCGGCGCATACACAGCAGCCTAGCCCTGCCCACAGAGGTCAGCTGTTGGAGCCTCCGCGCTCCCAGTCACAGACACAGACTTCGAGTCTTTTCTAGGGGAAAGAGTCCCATCCCATCCACAGTGAAAGCGAAGCCCAATCCCCCACCCCAGACGTGTGTCTAAAGGCACCCACCAGGCCCTCTTCCCGCCGCCTCCAGCCTGTGTGTCCTGCCCATTTAGTTTTCTGAACTTAGGAATGATTTCAATTCCTTTCTCCCAACCTGTCTCTAGATCTACTTGACTTCTTACCACGTTTGGCAAATGTTCAACCACGATGATTAACTGGCAATAAACCACATTTAACATGGGTCATTACATGTACTATTTTGTTTTCAGAGGGATAAGGCTTATTTGTCCAAGGAGGTAGAATTTGTCAAGCACAGATGGCTTCTAGCTACCTCTTTGCACATTTCAAGTGGAAGTGGGAACCCCTGCTCTGGAGTGCCCCATGGCTGGGCACTGTGGAGGTGCTGAATTTCACTCTCAGTTATCTCAATAAACTGGGATGGTTCCTTATTCCTCCATGAAAACTAAGGCTCACCAAGATACTCCAACCAAGGGCATTTAACTAGCAAGTAGCCGACTCAGGATTACGGTTAGCTTTATGTATGTCCACTAAACCCATGACGCACGGAAAGAAACACAAAGGGTGGGAGGAAGCACAAAGGGTCCAGACAGAAAGAGCCCTGGCTTTGGAGTTCCAAGCCCAGCACGTGCCGTGTTACCTTGGGC is a genomic window containing:
- the C6H22orf23 gene encoding UPF0193 protein EVG1 isoform X1, whose translation is MVARAASSPGRAGFLQVTGARASGPPMASQERVETVTKGTGFSGCPKPTTYTPETCELLRVMMKESKLTNFQQRHIMDTMKRGDTLPLQCSPTSSQRVFPSKQPASPIYLPPILAAHSHLRPASVCRANGAYSREQFRPQATRDLEKEKRRLQSILATGKDPEERKRKAPPVPQEDPAPELDRFEECKSPRGQSCRWVRTMCGVAQDWMGGIPEGQEVRNTILTIERFLSPRGASAAPHPHSPMC
- the C6H22orf23 gene encoding UPF0193 protein EVG1 isoform X2, coding for MVARAASSPGRAGFLQVTGARASGPPMASQERVETVTKGTGFSGCPKPTTYTPETCELLRVMMKESKLTNFQQRHIMDTMKRGDTLPLQCSPTSSQRVFPSKQPASPIYLPPILAAHSHLRPASVCRANGAYSREQFRPQATRDLEKEKRRLQSILATGKDPEERKRKAPPVPQEDPAPELDRFEELVKEIQDRRDFLADMEALGQGKQYRGIILAEISQKLREMEDIDHKRSEKLRKALATS